The following proteins come from a genomic window of Candidatus Zixiibacteriota bacterium:
- a CDS encoding DEAD/DEAH box helicase has product MNLEQIIDFLRADPSVGGNIAHWQTFPPRDARYADYPDSLDKRLVNAFSRRGIRQLYTHQRQAIDAAVGGEDVVVVTPTASGKTLCYNLPVLHEVLQNPSARALYLFPTKALSQDQLAELHETVEELDVDIKTYTFDGDTPQTARRLIRSAGQIVVTNPDMLHAGILPHHTKWIKLFENLRYVVIDEIHQYRGVFGSHLANVVTRLLRICRFYGSNPKFICCSATIANPDDLASRIIGRQLTLVNDNGAPAGEKHFLLYNPPVVNRQLGIRKSAVNEAAQLAALFLREKIQTIVFAHFRLQVEIILTYLQRELKGSFGQGISIEGYRGGYLPNERRRIERGLRNGSITGVVSTNALELGIDIGSLDVSIIVGYPGSIASLLQQAGRAGRRSSTSLTIMIANSTAINQFLCAEPKYIFDRTPEAGVIDPLNLIIRTNHLKCASFELPFTTEEFSHDPSTGKILDYLANQNVLRRAGDRYHWSSDIYPAEQVSLRSASPDNFVILNESRGFEVIGEVDYFSAPIFLHPEAIYLHGADQYQVTTLDWDGKKAYVKEVDVDYYTDAETKTDLKVLGTSEETENIDGARMHHGEVSVTCVTVLFKKIKFHTHENVGSGQLKMPELEMHTTAFWYSFPGDIAIKLGLTGDEFGGALRGLANILGKIAPLWVMCDSRDLRSISQVRAPFTERPTVYIYENVPGGVGMSAKLYHEADRLFEACRDQVDKCACGSGCPVCVGPSMEVGTRGKEGVQKLLEYMLAVARV; this is encoded by the coding sequence ATGAATCTCGAGCAAATCATCGATTTCCTTCGTGCCGATCCGTCCGTCGGCGGCAACATCGCCCACTGGCAGACCTTTCCGCCGCGTGATGCACGCTACGCGGACTATCCCGACTCGTTGGACAAACGCCTGGTCAATGCCTTCAGCCGACGCGGCATCCGGCAGCTCTACACGCACCAGCGACAGGCAATCGATGCCGCCGTTGGCGGCGAGGATGTGGTGGTTGTCACTCCAACCGCCTCCGGCAAGACCCTGTGCTACAATCTGCCGGTGCTCCATGAGGTTCTGCAAAATCCCAGCGCCCGCGCCCTCTACTTGTTTCCGACCAAGGCCCTCTCACAGGATCAGCTCGCGGAACTGCACGAAACGGTTGAAGAACTCGATGTCGATATCAAGACGTACACATTCGACGGTGACACGCCACAGACCGCGCGACGGTTGATACGGTCGGCGGGGCAGATTGTCGTCACTAATCCGGATATGCTGCACGCCGGTATTCTTCCGCATCACACCAAGTGGATCAAGCTGTTCGAGAATCTCCGCTACGTGGTGATCGATGAAATTCACCAGTACCGGGGCGTCTTTGGTTCTCATCTGGCGAACGTCGTCACCCGCCTGCTCCGCATCTGCCGCTTCTACGGGTCGAACCCGAAATTCATCTGCTGCTCCGCGACCATCGCGAATCCCGATGATCTGGCGTCGCGTATCATCGGCCGCCAGCTCACGCTGGTCAACGACAACGGCGCGCCGGCCGGCGAAAAACACTTCCTGCTGTACAATCCGCCGGTCGTGAACCGCCAACTCGGCATCCGCAAATCGGCCGTCAACGAGGCCGCACAGCTGGCGGCCCTGTTTCTGCGGGAGAAAATACAGACCATCGTTTTTGCGCACTTCCGACTGCAGGTGGAAATCATTCTCACCTACCTCCAGCGCGAACTCAAGGGTTCATTCGGCCAGGGCATATCGATCGAAGGATACCGGGGCGGGTATCTGCCCAACGAGCGGCGACGAATCGAGCGCGGATTGCGCAACGGTTCCATTACCGGCGTCGTATCCACCAACGCCCTCGAACTGGGGATTGATATCGGCTCCCTCGATGTTTCTATCATTGTCGGCTATCCCGGATCGATCGCCTCGCTGCTGCAGCAGGCCGGGCGCGCGGGCCGACGATCCAGTACGTCGCTGACCATCATGATCGCGAATTCCACCGCCATCAACCAGTTCCTGTGCGCCGAACCGAAGTACATTTTTGATCGCACGCCCGAAGCCGGCGTCATCGACCCGCTGAATTTGATCATCCGCACCAACCATCTCAAGTGCGCGTCGTTCGAACTGCCCTTCACCACCGAGGAGTTCTCCCACGACCCCTCCACCGGCAAAATCCTCGACTACCTCGCCAACCAGAATGTGTTGCGACGTGCCGGCGACCGCTACCACTGGTCCTCCGACATTTATCCGGCGGAGCAGGTGTCCCTGCGGTCGGCGTCGCCGGACAACTTCGTCATCCTGAACGAGTCGCGCGGGTTTGAAGTAATTGGCGAAGTCGACTATTTTTCGGCGCCGATCTTCCTGCACCCCGAAGCCATCTACCTGCACGGTGCCGACCAGTACCAGGTCACCACCCTCGACTGGGACGGCAAAAAGGCGTACGTCAAGGAAGTTGATGTCGACTACTATACCGACGCCGAAACGAAAACCGACCTGAAGGTACTGGGGACATCGGAGGAGACTGAGAACATCGACGGCGCTCGGATGCACCACGGCGAAGTCTCCGTTACCTGCGTCACCGTGCTGTTCAAGAAGATCAAGTTTCACACCCACGAAAATGTCGGCTCCGGCCAGCTTAAAATGCCGGAGCTGGAAATGCACACGACCGCATTCTGGTACTCTTTCCCCGGTGATATCGCGATCAAACTGGGGCTGACCGGCGATGAATTCGGCGGCGCGCTTCGCGGTCTCGCCAACATCCTCGGCAAGATCGCCCCGCTGTGGGTGATGTGTGACTCCCGCGACCTGCGCTCGATCTCACAGGTGAGAGCGCCCTTTACCGAGAGACCCACCGTCTACATCTACGAAAACGTCCCCGGCGGCGTCGGGATGTCGGCAAAGCTGTACCACGAAGCTGACCGGTTGTTTGAGGCCTGTCGTGATCAGGTCGACAAGTGCGCCTGCGGGTCGGGCTGTCCTGTCTGCGTGGGGCCGTCCATGGAGGTCGGTACGCGCGGCAAGGAAGGCGTGCAGAAACTGCTGGAATACATGCTCGCAGTCGCACGGGTGTGA
- the deoC gene encoding deoxyribose-phosphate aldolase — protein MRPSDLAGLFDHTNLRSDTTELQIRTLCAEARTYRFAAVCVNPVWVTLACDLLADTDISVAATAGFPLGATKTEIKVAECLASVDDGANEIDLVANIGWLASDRFVEAESEIRKVRRNLPSNVILKVIIECNLLDPGRWPDAAKAVANAGAEFVKTGTGFAGPVTDEQVRLLHAAVGDRIKLKAAGGIRTLSQARLLIDSGASRLGCSSTVSIIQEASRPPEP, from the coding sequence ATGCGCCCGTCGGATCTGGCGGGCCTGTTTGACCACACCAACCTCCGTTCCGATACCACGGAACTGCAGATTCGCACCCTGTGCGCCGAGGCCCGAACCTACCGCTTCGCGGCCGTATGTGTCAATCCCGTCTGGGTGACCCTCGCGTGTGATCTTCTCGCCGATACCGACATCAGCGTCGCCGCCACCGCCGGGTTCCCCCTTGGCGCGACCAAAACGGAAATCAAGGTCGCTGAATGCCTCGCATCGGTCGACGACGGCGCCAACGAAATCGACCTGGTCGCCAATATCGGCTGGCTCGCCTCGGACCGTTTCGTCGAAGCCGAATCCGAAATTCGCAAAGTGCGGCGCAACCTGCCGTCGAACGTAATCCTCAAAGTAATCATCGAGTGCAACTTGCTCGACCCCGGCCGCTGGCCCGACGCCGCCAAAGCGGTGGCAAACGCCGGTGCGGAATTTGTCAAAACGGGAACCGGCTTCGCCGGTCCGGTGACCGACGAACAGGTGCGCCTGCTCCACGCAGCAGTCGGCGACCGCATAAAACTGAAAGCCGCCGGCGGCATTCGTACTCTGTCTCAGGCGCGTCTGTTGATCGACTCCGGCGCGTCCCGACTCGGATGCTCTTCCACCGTAAGTATCATTCAAGAGGCCTCCCGTCCGCCCGAACCATGA
- a CDS encoding phosphopentomutase yields the protein MNVTRVIMIVIDGCGVGELPDADRYGDEGASTIPHVAVAAGGLHLPHLARLGLGNIVDIEGVPPAPQPAGSFGRMAERSPGKDSTTGHWEIAGITLQSPFPVFPGGFPDDLIRRFTEETGVGVLGNKPASGTTIIEELGEEHLATGKLIVYTSADSVFQIAAHEELYPPDRLYEICRIARRLCTGKYAVGRVIARPFVGDPGSFRRTAGRKDFSRLPDTNTILDLLVQNGHRVLAVGKIYDLYGGRGITHTIKTADNDEVMSVMYLATRDDTDHRLIFGNCVDFDMHWGHRNDETGFARALERFDARLGELMTVLRDDDLLIITADHGCDPTQKQSTDHTREYVPLLVYGKSVKGGVNLGTRTSFVDVAATLAHVFGISERFGGTPFEPFQ from the coding sequence ATGAACGTAACTCGCGTGATCATGATCGTCATCGACGGCTGCGGGGTCGGAGAACTTCCCGACGCCGACCGCTACGGCGACGAAGGCGCATCCACCATTCCCCACGTCGCCGTCGCCGCCGGCGGATTGCACCTTCCGCACCTCGCGCGGCTCGGACTCGGCAATATCGTCGATATCGAGGGCGTCCCCCCCGCCCCTCAACCGGCCGGCAGCTTCGGCAGGATGGCCGAGCGCTCACCCGGCAAGGATTCCACCACCGGCCACTGGGAGATAGCCGGCATCACGCTCCAGTCGCCCTTCCCGGTCTTCCCCGGTGGCTTCCCGGACGACCTCATACGGCGTTTCACGGAAGAAACCGGCGTCGGCGTCCTCGGGAACAAGCCTGCCAGCGGCACCACCATCATCGAAGAACTCGGCGAGGAACACCTCGCCACCGGCAAACTGATCGTCTACACATCGGCCGATTCAGTCTTCCAGATAGCCGCCCACGAGGAACTCTATCCGCCCGACCGGCTGTACGAAATCTGCCGTATCGCTCGCCGCCTGTGCACCGGCAAATATGCGGTCGGCCGTGTGATCGCCCGTCCCTTTGTCGGCGATCCGGGCTCGTTCAGACGCACCGCCGGACGGAAGGACTTCTCCCGGCTGCCCGATACAAACACCATCCTCGATTTACTGGTACAAAACGGCCACCGCGTACTGGCCGTCGGCAAGATCTACGATTTGTACGGCGGCCGGGGCATCACCCACACCATCAAGACCGCCGACAACGACGAAGTTATGTCGGTAATGTACCTCGCAACCCGCGACGACACCGATCACCGCCTGATCTTCGGCAACTGTGTCGATTTCGATATGCACTGGGGCCACCGCAACGATGAAACCGGCTTCGCGCGCGCCCTGGAGCGCTTTGATGCCCGGCTGGGCGAGTTGATGACCGTGCTCCGCGACGATGACTTGCTGATCATCACCGCCGACCACGGATGTGATCCCACCCAGAAGCAGTCAACCGACCACACGCGCGAATACGTCCCGCTGCTCGTGTACGGGAAATCCGTCAAAGGCGGCGTTAATCTGGGCACCCGGACGAGTTTTGTCGACGTCGCGGCTACCCTGGCGCACGTATTCGGTATTTCCGAACGATTCGGGGGCACACCCTTTGAACCATTCCAGTGA
- a CDS encoding RNA polymerase sigma factor: MVEDLGGQKKSVPELLQEFLDGSDRAFTELIRRYRRKIYSLAYQMLGNHLDADEVVQESFVRVYKRREDLNHVTNFTSFLIRIATNYSIDLLRKRRIYGEVSNDPSSLPGEIQTDLSRHVRTPGDLFRDKALMEEIQRALDLLPPKQKITAILHDVEGYTKAEIASILECPEATVRSNLHIARTKLKKILKKRLTK, from the coding sequence ATGGTGGAAGATCTCGGGGGTCAGAAAAAATCTGTCCCCGAACTGTTACAGGAATTTCTGGACGGCTCCGATCGGGCCTTTACCGAGCTGATCAGGCGGTACCGGCGGAAAATCTACTCGCTGGCGTACCAGATGCTCGGTAATCATCTCGACGCCGATGAGGTCGTCCAGGAGTCATTTGTCCGGGTGTACAAGCGGCGAGAGGACCTGAACCACGTAACGAATTTCACGTCGTTTCTGATTCGGATCGCCACCAATTACTCGATCGACCTGTTGCGCAAGCGCCGGATCTATGGCGAGGTCAGCAACGACCCGTCCTCGCTCCCGGGCGAGATCCAGACCGACCTGTCCCGGCACGTGCGCACCCCCGGCGACCTGTTCAGAGACAAAGCCTTGATGGAGGAAATACAGCGCGCGCTCGATCTCCTGCCGCCCAAGCAGAAGATTACAGCAATCCTGCATGATGTCGAAGGATATACTAAGGCGGAGATCGCGAGCATCCTCGAGTGTCCCGAAGCGACCGTGCGCTCCAACCTTCATATTGCGAGAACGAAATTAAAGAAGATCCTGAAGAAGCGACTTACCAAGTAA
- a CDS encoding MFS transporter, translated as MTAPPLQEHRYKLFTVGALGTFMATLDGSIVNVTLPTLATQLDTSIDTVAWVVLAYALTLISLLLLFGAWTEIRGYRFSYTFGFVFFLIGSIMCSFSPTIHWLIVSRAVQAIGTAMFASIGPGMVATVFPPSERGKWIGTMVMMVAAGFMVGPPLGGLLLKFFSWHSIFIINLPIGIIGLFFVRRYFRHYTPPRTERRIHLVGALSIAVGLVTFVLALTFANDYPWGDVRIWGTALVSILALSAFYHYERDPRTALIGLDIFRNRTFTASMLAATVHFMALSGVLLLVPFYLERVKGLEPSQVGMFLVIMPVGMFILSSWAGRISDRIGYRLITSVGMAGLGAGLLMFSGFGEDTALSYVVLTLVVVSVGTGLFSTPNSSAMMGAVTDRQRAIASGILATNRNIGMSVGVALSTTLFTYFQHRFAYLDNPHAVFAASYKPVVYVSAALTVIGLGLCLLRTETSHGGSVATPTNGQSPVPPT; from the coding sequence ATGACCGCCCCGCCCCTCCAGGAACATCGTTACAAGCTTTTCACGGTCGGCGCCCTGGGTACCTTCATGGCGACCCTTGACGGATCAATCGTCAACGTGACGCTGCCAACGCTTGCCACGCAGCTCGACACGTCGATCGACACAGTCGCCTGGGTCGTCCTCGCGTATGCACTGACCCTGATTTCCCTTCTGTTGTTGTTTGGCGCGTGGACAGAGATACGCGGCTACCGTTTCTCCTATACGTTCGGCTTTGTCTTTTTTCTGATCGGATCGATCATGTGTTCATTTTCGCCGACCATCCACTGGCTGATCGTCAGTCGGGCGGTACAGGCGATCGGGACGGCGATGTTCGCGTCTATCGGACCCGGCATGGTCGCGACCGTGTTTCCGCCATCGGAACGGGGAAAGTGGATCGGGACGATGGTTATGATGGTTGCCGCCGGATTTATGGTTGGCCCCCCGCTCGGCGGTTTGCTGCTGAAATTCTTCAGCTGGCATTCGATTTTCATCATCAATCTGCCGATCGGTATCATCGGGCTGTTTTTCGTCCGTCGGTACTTTCGGCACTACACCCCTCCGCGGACCGAGCGACGTATTCATCTGGTCGGAGCGCTGTCTATCGCGGTCGGACTCGTCACGTTCGTCCTCGCGCTGACCTTTGCCAACGACTACCCGTGGGGAGACGTGCGGATATGGGGAACCGCCCTCGTGTCGATACTGGCCCTGAGCGCGTTCTATCATTACGAGCGTGATCCACGAACCGCTTTGATTGGACTGGATATTTTTCGAAATCGGACTTTCACCGCGTCGATGCTGGCAGCGACCGTACACTTCATGGCGTTGTCCGGTGTGCTGCTTCTCGTGCCGTTCTATCTGGAACGGGTCAAGGGGCTGGAGCCGTCGCAGGTCGGGATGTTTCTGGTCATCATGCCGGTCGGCATGTTCATACTGTCGTCGTGGGCCGGGAGGATTTCGGACCGGATCGGGTACCGTTTGATAACGAGCGTGGGAATGGCGGGTCTCGGGGCGGGACTACTGATGTTTTCGGGGTTCGGGGAGGACACTGCGCTGTCGTATGTCGTCCTGACGCTGGTGGTGGTCAGTGTCGGCACCGGGTTATTCAGCACGCCGAACTCCTCGGCGATGATGGGGGCTGTAACCGATCGGCAGCGGGCTATTGCATCGGGCATCCTGGCGACAAATCGGAATATCGGCATGTCGGTCGGGGTCGCGCTGTCGACGACCCTGTTTACGTATTTCCAGCATCGGTTCGCCTACCTCGACAATCCCCACGCCGTGTTTGCAGCCAGCTACAAACCGGTGGTGTATGTCTCGGCGGCGCTGACCGTGATTGGGCTCGGCTTGTGTCTGCTGAGGACGGAGACTTCGCACGGGGGATCGGTCGCGACACCTACCAACGGTCAGTCGCCCGTGCCGCCGACATAA
- a CDS encoding metalloregulator ArsR/SmtB family transcription factor — protein sequence MVYPSIESACRTFDALSDPTRLAIVTRLLDGPLTVSQIAEPFHMTLPGISKHLGILERAGLVRRRRVGRSFVCRLEADPLIDAAEWLEPFRAYWQQRLESLVRYLNCEDVPSEQEEALR from the coding sequence ATGGTTTACCCAAGCATCGAATCCGCATGCCGTACGTTTGACGCACTCTCCGATCCAACACGACTCGCAATCGTCACCCGACTACTCGATGGCCCCCTGACTGTATCACAAATAGCCGAACCCTTTCACATGACTCTCCCCGGCATCTCCAAACACCTGGGAATCCTGGAACGCGCCGGTCTGGTGCGACGTCGACGGGTAGGACGGAGTTTTGTCTGCCGATTGGAGGCCGATCCGCTGATTGATGCCGCGGAATGGCTTGAGCCGTTTCGGGCGTATTGGCAGCAACGGCTTGAATCACTGGTCCGATACTTGAACTGCGAAGACGTACCGTCCGAACAGGAAGAAGCCCTTCGATGA
- a CDS encoding sigma-70 family RNA polymerase sigma factor, with protein MTEQALVQDILTGNRDAFRDFMTRYQSLVVHVVGRMVPNEADRQDICQDVFVKAYRNLNGFNFEAKLSTWLARIAYNTALNHLEKRRVDLFDDITAEHDRLEDRPASGRTVDESVAVSDSARRVRTEIDRLPVLYGTILALYHLEEMTYREIADVMQLPEGTVKSYLFRARKMLKDRLTAAYAEEDLCR; from the coding sequence ATGACAGAACAGGCGCTGGTTCAGGATATCCTAACGGGCAATCGCGACGCATTCCGCGACTTTATGACCCGGTATCAGTCGCTTGTGGTGCATGTGGTCGGCCGGATGGTCCCCAATGAGGCTGACCGTCAGGACATCTGCCAGGATGTCTTTGTTAAAGCCTATCGCAATCTGAATGGATTCAATTTCGAGGCGAAGTTGTCGACCTGGCTTGCCCGGATAGCGTACAACACCGCCTTAAATCACCTTGAAAAGCGCCGAGTCGACTTGTTTGACGACATCACCGCCGAGCACGACCGGCTGGAAGACAGACCGGCCAGCGGGCGGACGGTGGACGAGTCGGTGGCGGTATCGGACAGCGCCCGGCGGGTGCGGACCGAGATAGACCGCCTGCCGGTTTTGTACGGTACGATTCTGGCGCTGTATCACCTCGAAGAAATGACCTACCGGGAGATTGCCGACGTGATGCAATTACCCGAAGGCACCGTAAAAAGCTATCTGTTTCGGGCGCGTAAGATGCTGAAAGACCGGCTGACCGCCGCGTACGCCGAGGAGGATCTATGTCGGTAG
- a CDS encoding hydrolase yields MLTPDSTTLVYVDIQGKLATLMYEKERLFANLVRMARGAQALSIPIIWNEQLPDKLGETIPELKAALTGTSPLVKKSFSTCGNPDFVRELDRLGRKDILLTGIETHICVYQSAMDLLDAGYRVHLVVDAVSSRLEHNYQFGVQRIKDAGAVLTSVEMCLMELQKVAEGDTFRQLIRIIK; encoded by the coding sequence ATGCTGACACCCGACAGCACTACCCTCGTCTACGTTGATATTCAGGGCAAGCTGGCCACCCTCATGTACGAGAAGGAACGACTGTTCGCCAACCTCGTCCGCATGGCACGCGGCGCACAGGCGCTGAGCATACCGATCATCTGGAACGAGCAGCTCCCCGACAAACTCGGCGAAACCATCCCCGAACTGAAAGCCGCCCTTACCGGCACGTCACCGCTGGTGAAAAAATCGTTTTCGACCTGCGGCAACCCTGATTTCGTTCGTGAACTCGACCGGCTCGGCCGAAAGGACATCCTGCTGACCGGTATAGAGACGCATATTTGCGTTTACCAGAGCGCGATGGATCTGCTCGATGCCGGTTACCGGGTGCATCTTGTTGTCGATGCCGTTTCATCGCGGCTCGAGCACAATTACCAGTTCGGCGTCCAGCGAATCAAGGACGCGGGCGCCGTATTGACGTCGGTGGAAATGTGCCTGATGGAATTACAAAAAGTCGCGGAGGGAGATACGTTCCGTCAGCTGATCCGGATCATCAAATGA
- a CDS encoding PQQ-dependent sugar dehydrogenase, whose amino-acid sequence MIRVQFFRGLCFLFVAGLIATTGHAQNPDTLTLSLQTVVSGLSNPIYITSAPNDSVRLFVLEREGYVRIIEGDSVLSQPMLDISDRVVTGGERGLLGMAFHPDFPDTQAFFLNYVNRINDTDWTFISRFPITGNPDIADPSAEQVILKIRQPQTNHNGGTILFGPDKYLYIGMGDGGGTGDPLEMAQSPFALLGKLLRIDVRNGAPYTVPVGNPWVGTVDTLPEIFAFGLRNPYRWSFDRVTADLWIADVGQFVYEEVNVTRWSDLGGQNYGWDITEGFHCYEPASNCDSAGLDHPIFEYNHNNGRCSITGGHVYRGCAIPDLTGWYIYGDYCTGQIWRLKVDSAGNVDSEFGSPMFDVGNFDLATFGEDYYGELYIAELNTGRVRKIVHDGAVEDYCAGPPDPCCIGTTGNVNADSEEAIDLSDLIWLVNYLFLGGPSPDCPAEANTNGDSGGSIDLSDLIHLVNYLFLGGSAPADCA is encoded by the coding sequence ATGATCCGTGTACAGTTTTTCCGAGGCCTCTGCTTCCTTTTCGTCGCGGGGCTGATCGCGACAACCGGCCATGCCCAAAACCCCGATACCCTGACCCTCTCCCTGCAAACGGTCGTTTCGGGGCTTTCGAACCCGATCTACATCACCAGCGCCCCTAACGACAGCGTACGGCTGTTCGTCTTGGAGCGCGAAGGCTACGTGCGGATTATCGAAGGTGACTCGGTGCTGTCGCAGCCCATGCTCGATATCAGCGATCGTGTCGTTACCGGCGGGGAGCGCGGCCTCCTCGGCATGGCCTTCCACCCCGATTTCCCCGACACCCAGGCATTTTTCCTGAACTACGTCAACCGCATCAACGACACCGACTGGACGTTTATCTCGAGATTCCCCATCACCGGCAACCCCGATATCGCCGACCCCTCGGCAGAGCAGGTTATTCTCAAGATCCGTCAGCCGCAGACCAACCACAACGGCGGCACGATCCTCTTCGGCCCCGACAAGTATCTGTATATCGGCATGGGCGACGGCGGCGGCACGGGTGATCCGCTGGAGATGGCGCAGAGCCCGTTTGCGCTTCTGGGCAAGCTGTTGAGGATTGACGTCCGCAACGGCGCACCTTACACCGTCCCGGTCGGTAACCCCTGGGTCGGAACGGTAGACACCCTCCCCGAAATATTCGCATTCGGCCTGCGCAACCCCTACCGCTGGAGCTTCGACCGCGTCACCGCCGACCTGTGGATCGCCGATGTCGGCCAGTTTGTCTACGAGGAAGTGAACGTCACACGGTGGAGCGACCTCGGCGGGCAGAACTACGGCTGGGATATCACCGAAGGTTTCCACTGCTATGAACCGGCGAGCAACTGCGACTCCGCCGGTCTGGACCACCCCATCTTCGAATACAATCACAACAACGGGCGCTGCTCCATCACGGGCGGCCATGTCTACCGGGGATGCGCAATACCCGATCTGACCGGCTGGTATATCTACGGAGACTATTGCACGGGTCAGATCTGGCGCCTGAAAGTCGACTCCGCCGGCAATGTCGACTCGGAATTCGGATCGCCCATGTTTGACGTCGGCAACTTCGATCTGGCGACCTTCGGCGAAGACTACTACGGCGAACTGTATATCGCCGAACTGAACACCGGCCGGGTCCGCAAAATCGTCCACGACGGCGCGGTCGAAGATTACTGCGCGGGACCGCCCGATCCCTGCTGTATCGGCACGACCGGCAACGTCAACGCCGACTCCGAAGAGGCGATCGACTTGTCAGACCTGATCTGGCTCGTCAACTACCTCTTCCTCGGCGGACCGTCGCCGGACTGCCCCGCCGAAGCAAACACCAACGGAGATTCCGGCGGCAGTATCGATCTGTCCGACCTGATCCACCTGGTCAACTACTTGTTCCTCGGCGGATCGGCGCCCGCGGACTGCGCGTGA
- a CDS encoding exonuclease domain-containing protein codes for MEPGFDLLSPLNRIRFVAFDTETTGLWAASNRIVEVGALAFDLEGRDIAMFTELVNPGRPIPGEVVSIHRITDSMVSDADPVGPVLARFFDFCGPDSVLIAHNAPFDISFIAWEIRRNNLPLPENPIVDTRDLARYLEPDLPSYSLLSLALKLELADSQVHRALGDADLVSLIFLKLIGMTREFTTISELFETIGVYKFADGAQVVTELPPEFDSLAAAIRDAATIEIRYAKPGQPIQTRPIRPIHIHRLGQNLYLNAQCLLAHDERTFRLDRILSWRPLKS; via the coding sequence ATGGAACCCGGGTTTGATCTCCTCTCCCCCCTGAACCGGATTCGCTTTGTCGCGTTCGACACCGAGACTACCGGCCTGTGGGCGGCCAGCAACCGGATAGTGGAAGTCGGGGCCCTGGCATTTGACCTGGAGGGACGGGATATCGCCATGTTCACCGAACTGGTTAACCCGGGCCGACCGATCCCCGGTGAGGTCGTGAGCATTCACCGCATCACCGACTCGATGGTATCCGATGCCGACCCGGTCGGGCCGGTGCTTGCGCGTTTCTTCGACTTCTGCGGCCCGGACTCGGTCCTGATCGCCCACAACGCCCCCTTTGATATTTCGTTTATCGCGTGGGAGATTCGACGTAACAACCTGCCCTTGCCGGAAAATCCGATTGTCGACACGCGCGATCTCGCCCGCTATCTCGAGCCCGATCTGCCGTCGTACTCTCTCCTGTCGCTCGCGCTCAAACTTGAACTGGCCGACTCTCAGGTTCACCGGGCGCTTGGCGATGCCGATCTGGTCTCTCTGATTTTCCTGAAGTTGATCGGGATGACCCGTGAGTTTACGACAATATCAGAGTTGTTCGAGACGATTGGTGTCTATAAATTCGCCGATGGCGCCCAGGTCGTAACGGAGCTTCCCCCGGAATTTGACTCCCTCGCAGCCGCCATCCGCGATGCCGCCACCATCGAAATCCGCTACGCCAAACCGGGCCAACCCATTCAGACGAGGCCGATCAGGCCGATTCACATCCACCGCCTCGGACAAAACCTCTACCTTAACGCCCAGTGCCTGCTGGCCCACGATGAGCGCACGTTCCGGCTGGACCGCATTCTCTCGTGGCGGCCGTTGAAGTCCTGA